One Lysinibacillus fusiformis genomic window carries:
- a CDS encoding response regulator transcription factor, with translation MTTVLIVDDEQDMRNLIEMMLGNSKFETFTASSGTEAYDIIVREQIDLVLLDVMMPHEDGFVVCQSIRAMSDVPVIFLTARDANEDKVRGLTLGGDDYIVKPFTNDELVARMHAVLRRSGTNIADLQQKYIMFGSIKLDEIARKVSVNGQAIPLTLKEFELLHLFMKNPGNAYSREQLLERIWDIDYVGGTRTVDTHIKTLRLKLGKEAAGHIQTVWGVGYRFDPGE, from the coding sequence GTGACTACCGTATTAATTGTTGATGATGAGCAAGATATGCGAAATTTGATTGAGATGATGCTGGGTAATTCTAAATTTGAGACCTTTACAGCCTCAAGTGGTACAGAGGCCTATGATATTATCGTGCGCGAACAAATCGATTTGGTACTACTTGATGTCATGATGCCACATGAGGATGGCTTTGTTGTATGTCAAAGTATTCGTGCAATGTCGGATGTTCCGGTTATTTTCCTTACGGCACGAGATGCCAATGAGGACAAGGTAAGAGGGCTTACACTTGGTGGCGATGATTATATTGTAAAGCCATTTACAAATGACGAACTTGTAGCACGAATGCATGCGGTGCTGAGAAGAAGTGGGACAAATATTGCAGATTTACAACAGAAATATATTATGTTTGGGTCCATTAAACTCGATGAAATTGCACGTAAAGTATCGGTAAATGGTCAAGCAATTCCCCTCACATTAAAGGAATTTGAATTATTGCATTTATTTATGAAAAATCCAGGAAATGCGTATTCACGGGAACAATTGCTTGAACGTATTTGGGATATTGATTATGTAGGGGGAACACGAACAGTTGATACCCATATTAAAACCTTACGCTTAAAGCTTGGAAAGGAAGCAGCGGGGCATATTCAAACCGTCTGGGGAGTCGGCTACCGTTTTGATCCAGGCGAATGA